The following nucleotide sequence is from Bdellovibrionota bacterium.
GAGGTACGAGAGGATTCCATTCTTCTTTCTTTGTTGCGACGCTATCTTCTCGGGACTTTCTTCGGGCTTCTCCGGACGAATTTCGTCTTTACCGACCCCACCGGTGAATACGAGTTGGGAGTGTTCAATCGAAAATTCACGATCTTAGATCGTTACGTCTTGGATCTTTCGCCCGACGCGTCAAAACGCGTCGATCGAAGAGTGGGCCTCGCGATGGGCGTGCTTCTGGATACGGCGGAAAGGCGCTGATTCTTGTCGTCGTTCGGCGAGGTTCCTCAGGAGATCACGGAAGCGACGCTCGACCGTCGTAAGACCTTCGAACGGGGGATGTGTTTGGCTCCTCCGGCGATTTTAAGCCTGAGTGCGGTTCTGGTCTTAATGTTCGTCGTTCAACTCATCGGCGGATTCGGCTGGTTGGAATTGAAGGGACAGGGGTTTGATCCTGACCTGTTCATTCGTATGGGGGCCTTGCACCGGGAATCGGTGTTTCGTGGAGAATGGTGGCGGCTGTCCAGTTCGATGTTGCTTCACGGCAATCCCGGCCATCTCGTTGGCAATTTGATCGCTCTTTATGTCTTGGGGGTGGCGGTGGAGCATGCATACGGCTGGCAATGGACACTGATTCTATTTACGGCGGCGGGCATCGGAGGATCCCTGGCGAGTTTGGGCAGCGCATTGCCGACTGTCGGTGCTTCGGGGGCGATCTTCGGTTTGCTGGCCGGAGCCATCGTTTTTTTTCGAGTCCACGAACGGAGAATCGTAAAGCCGGATAAACGAATCGCCTTCATTCTGGGTGCATGGGCGATTTACTCGTTGGCGACCGGTTGGCTGAGTCCCGAAATCGCCAATTTAGCTCATTTCGGCGGATTCATCGCCGGAGGGTTATCGGCTTACTTCATGCCGAATCGGATTTTTTCCGCTCCAAAAGGGGACGTGGCCTCCGATGCCCGCTTCCTCTTTTGGATTTCACTCGCCGTATTAGGGCTCGGCTGCGCCCATATTCTCCAGTCGGCCCTCCTTAAATAGGCTGACCTGGATTTCGCTCTTGGAAAATAGTAATTGCTTATGCGGAAGGAGATGAAAGCATGAACCCATCCGAGAAAGTTCGGGAAGGCGTTTCAAAAAGTTACGCGAAAGCGGTCGAAGGTGGCGCGGGATGCTGCGCTGCCGGTAATGGTTCACAAAAAGGCGTTCTCGTGAGGGAAGCCGGTTATCAGCCGAACGAATTGAAATCGTTGCCGAAGGGCGCCGTCGAGAATTCGTTCGGATGCGGAAACCCGGTCGGTTTTTCACGAATAGCGGAGGGAGAAATCGTGGTGGACCTTGGATCGGGCGCGGGAATCGATTTATTTCTCGCCGCCGAACGTGTCGGTGAGAAGGGGAGGGTCATCGGCATCGACATGACGGACGCCATGGTTCGGAAGGCGCGTGAGAATATCGGGAAGTCCGGATGGAGAAATATTGAAGTGCGAAAAGGGTTGATCGAGGAATTACCGGTAGAGTCGAACAGTGTGGACTGGGTGATTTCCAACTGCGTGATCAACCTTTCACCCGAAAAGGACCGCGTATTTCAAGAAATTCACCGCGTTCTCAAGCCGGGGGGCAAGATGTTGGTGGCCGACCTGGTCGCAAAGGATCTCCCGGATTGGGTTCTCAGGGACGCCGAGCTTTACTGTTCCTGCATCGCGGGTGCAATTCCCGAAGATACGTATATCGGAAAGCTTCGGGACGCGGGAATGGGAAACGTTCGCGTGGAAGGAAGATTGGAATATGAGGATCGTCAGATCGAAAGTCTTGTGGCATCCGAAGTAAAGTCGGACCGGCCGGCGGATTTCGGCAAGAAACTCGCGACAGACCTCTCCGGGCGAATTGCCAGCGTGCGGGTTTATGCCGAGAAACCTGCTGTTTAGCCCTATTTTACGATGGCTTTGAAATATTCTCGCCGCATGAGAGCGATGTTCTCGATGGAGATGCCTTTGGGGCAGACGGCTTCGCATTCGGCATGGTTTGAACAATCGCCGAACCGTTCGCGGTCCACTTGTGTGAATCAGGGCTACTGTTATCATTTGGAATCAACCTGGGGGAAAGGCGCAATCGGTCAGATCGTCGGGGCCGCATGGCGGAAGATATTTGCAGATATTGTCGACACAAACAGCTTCGCCGCCCTCACATTCGGAAATAGCACACCCTAGACCGTCTGGGCAGTTGATCGTGATCTGGTCCGCATACTGTTTGTTGACCCCGATATATGGACAGCCGCAACAAGCTCCGATCGCTGCTGTGCAATCCAAATCTGTGGTACAGGCTTGATACTTTGCAAGTTGTTCTTGAGTGAGAAGTGTGACGTCTACTTCGTTAGAGTCACAGCCGGCAAAAAACGG
It contains:
- a CDS encoding rhomboid family intramembrane serine protease codes for the protein MSSFGEVPQEITEATLDRRKTFERGMCLAPPAILSLSAVLVLMFVVQLIGGFGWLELKGQGFDPDLFIRMGALHRESVFRGEWWRLSSSMLLHGNPGHLVGNLIALYVLGVAVEHAYGWQWTLILFTAAGIGGSLASLGSALPTVGASGAIFGLLAGAIVFFRVHERRIVKPDKRIAFILGAWAIYSLATGWLSPEIANLAHFGGFIAGGLSAYFMPNRIFSAPKGDVASDARFLFWISLAVLGLGCAHILQSALLK
- the arsM gene encoding arsenite methyltransferase is translated as MNPSEKVREGVSKSYAKAVEGGAGCCAAGNGSQKGVLVREAGYQPNELKSLPKGAVENSFGCGNPVGFSRIAEGEIVVDLGSGAGIDLFLAAERVGEKGRVIGIDMTDAMVRKARENIGKSGWRNIEVRKGLIEELPVESNSVDWVISNCVINLSPEKDRVFQEIHRVLKPGGKMLVADLVAKDLPDWVLRDAELYCSCIAGAIPEDTYIGKLRDAGMGNVRVEGRLEYEDRQIESLVASEVKSDRPADFGKKLATDLSGRIASVRVYAEKPAV